From a single Gemmatimonadaceae bacterium genomic region:
- the aroQ gene encoding type II 3-dehydroquinate dehydratase, with protein MKIAIINGPNLNLLGRREPHIYGSTTLGQIESSLSEVAKELDVELECSQHNGEGDLISAIHALTESADGIVINAGAYTHTSLAIRDALVGVNLPYVEMHLTNIYAREEHRRRSMLAEDALAVVCGFGAYGYELALRGLVSTLRSRG; from the coding sequence GTGAAGATCGCGATCATCAACGGGCCCAACCTCAACCTGCTCGGCAGGCGGGAGCCGCACATCTATGGCAGCACCACGCTCGGTCAGATCGAGAGCAGCCTCAGCGAGGTCGCCAAGGAGCTCGACGTCGAGCTCGAGTGCTCGCAGCACAACGGCGAGGGCGATCTCATCAGCGCCATCCACGCGCTCACCGAATCGGCTGACGGGATCGTCATCAACGCCGGCGCGTACACGCACACGAGCCTCGCGATTCGCGACGCGCTCGTCGGGGTGAATCTCCCGTACGTCGAGATGCATCTCACGAACATCTACGCGCGCGAGGAGCATCGGCGCCGGTCGATGCTGGCCGAGGACGCCCTCGCGGTGGTGTGCGGATTCGGGGCGTACGGCTACGAGTTGGCGCTGCGCGGCCTCGTCAGCACGCTGCGAAGCCGTGGCTGA
- a CDS encoding aminopeptidase P family protein, whose product MRERRIAALRDDIAGDLDALLVSSLPNIRYLTGFSGSSALLLVTQREMHLITDFRYATQVAEEVGDLAQVRIEPVSLWDGLWAILPSLANATAVGFESAHIVHRDFQRLLENSGGGARQWRARVNAVERLRESKDAGEVELIRRAAAIAVEALDRTIPQLAAGMTELEVAGVLEKSLRDAGSEGFPFPSIVASGPRAALPHARSSARVIEPGDFLLLDFGAEYRGYCSDITRTLVVGRSTSEQRAVYDVVRQANALAAGSVRAGMTGQDADALARGYIEREGFGEAFGHGLGHGLGLEVHEAPRLARTAEGTLALGAVVTIEPGVYRPGWGGIRIEDDVHLGAGGPEILTDFTRELIEVA is encoded by the coding sequence ATGCGCGAGCGGCGCATCGCCGCGCTGCGCGACGATATCGCGGGCGACCTCGACGCGCTGCTCGTCAGCAGTCTCCCGAACATCCGCTATCTGACCGGCTTCTCGGGAAGCAGCGCGCTGTTGCTCGTGACGCAGCGGGAAATGCATCTGATCACCGACTTCCGCTACGCCACGCAGGTGGCCGAAGAGGTCGGCGACCTGGCGCAGGTGAGGATCGAGCCGGTGAGCCTGTGGGACGGGTTGTGGGCGATTCTTCCGTCGCTCGCGAACGCGACGGCTGTCGGCTTCGAGTCCGCGCACATCGTGCATCGCGACTTTCAGCGGCTGCTGGAGAACAGCGGCGGCGGGGCGCGGCAATGGCGCGCGCGGGTGAACGCGGTCGAGCGGCTGCGCGAGTCGAAGGACGCCGGGGAAGTCGAGCTGATTCGGCGGGCGGCCGCGATCGCCGTCGAGGCGCTCGATCGCACGATCCCGCAGCTCGCCGCCGGCATGACCGAGCTCGAGGTAGCGGGCGTTCTGGAGAAGTCGCTGCGCGACGCCGGCAGCGAGGGCTTTCCGTTTCCGTCGATCGTCGCCTCCGGACCGCGCGCGGCGCTGCCACACGCGCGCTCTTCGGCGCGCGTGATCGAGCCGGGTGATTTCCTGCTGCTGGACTTCGGGGCCGAATACCGCGGGTACTGCTCGGACATCACGCGCACACTCGTCGTGGGCAGATCCACGAGCGAGCAGCGGGCGGTCTATGACGTTGTGCGGCAAGCGAATGCGCTGGCGGCGGGCTCCGTACGGGCGGGGATGACGGGGCAGGATGCCGACGCGCTCGCGCGGGGCTACATTGAGCGCGAAGGTTTTGGGGAAGCGTTCGGTCACGGCTTGGGACACGGCCTCGGCTTGGAAGTGCACGAGGCGCCCCGGCTTGCCCGGACGGCCGAGGGAACGTTGGCCCTCGGCGCGGTTGTGACGATCGAGCCGGGGGTGTACCGACCTGGGTGGGGCGGGATCCGCATCGAGGACGACGTGCACCTCGGTGCCGGTGGTCCGGAGATTCTCACGGACTTCACGAGAGAGCTAATCGAGGTCGCCTGA
- the accB gene encoding acetyl-CoA carboxylase biotin carboxyl carrier protein, whose protein sequence is MFDLRYVKKLVDMLDGSTVDSIEISSDKGMKIRISKAQQQAVMLSAPAVAAPAVAPPGPAAAPAAAATPKPESPKETLLEAKSPMVGTFYAAPEPGGKPYLAVGDRVRKAQIICIIEAMKIMNEIESEFDGVVREIVAQDAHPVEYGQVLFRIAPNG, encoded by the coding sequence ATGTTCGATTTACGATACGTGAAGAAGTTGGTGGACATGCTCGACGGGTCCACGGTGGACTCGATCGAGATCTCGTCCGACAAGGGCATGAAGATCCGGATCTCGAAGGCGCAGCAGCAGGCAGTAATGCTGTCCGCGCCGGCGGTGGCAGCCCCTGCCGTGGCGCCGCCGGGCCCGGCGGCCGCGCCCGCGGCTGCTGCGACGCCGAAGCCGGAAAGCCCGAAAGAGACGCTGCTCGAGGCGAAATCGCCGATGGTCGGCACCTTCTATGCGGCGCCGGAGCCGGGCGGAAAGCCGTACCTCGCCGTCGGTGACAGAGTGAGGAAGGCGCAGATCATCTGCATCATCGAGGCGATGAAGATCATGAACGAGATCGAATCGGAGTTCGACGGGGTGGTGCGCGAGATCGTCGCGCAGGACGCCCACCCGGTGGAGTACGGCCAGGTCCTTTTCCGGATCGCCCCGAATGGCTAA
- a CDS encoding PilT/PilU family type 4a pilus ATPase, with the protein MANPAQITPPETAAPLFDYKAILQQMVHKGASDLHLKVGRPPTLRINGELVPLELPHIRPEQLRSLVEQTMSAKHRQEFTEQHEADFALGVPGIGRFRVNAYHQRGTIVFAFRIIAFQAQTIEELHLAKVCADIAMRPRGLVLVTGITGSGKSTTLAAMIHHINLNRRANIITIEDPIEFLHRDINCHINQREVGTDTASFAQALRRVLRQDPDVIMVGEIRDMETLDTVLKAADTGHLVFSTLHTTDTTQTINRVLSFYPPHQQDEVRYILSSALQAVISLRLVPRADKAGQVPATEVLINTAAVRDNIRDMTKALDIPELIREGTIQYGMQSFDQSLMNWYSQGMITYENAIFYATSPSEFALKVQGIAGTSDTSWDKFTSGTSP; encoded by the coding sequence ATGGCTAATCCCGCGCAGATCACTCCGCCGGAGACCGCCGCGCCGCTATTCGACTACAAGGCGATCCTGCAGCAGATGGTGCACAAGGGAGCGTCGGACCTGCACCTCAAGGTCGGCCGTCCGCCCACGCTCCGGATCAACGGCGAGCTGGTTCCGCTCGAGCTGCCGCACATCCGGCCGGAGCAGCTCCGCTCGCTCGTTGAGCAGACGATGAGCGCGAAGCACAGGCAGGAGTTCACCGAGCAGCACGAGGCGGACTTCGCGCTCGGAGTCCCCGGCATCGGCCGCTTCCGCGTGAACGCATACCACCAGCGGGGCACGATCGTGTTCGCCTTCCGCATCATCGCCTTCCAGGCGCAAACGATCGAGGAGCTGCACCTGGCGAAGGTATGCGCCGACATCGCCATGCGGCCGCGCGGCCTCGTGCTCGTGACCGGGATCACGGGTTCCGGAAAATCGACCACGCTCGCCGCGATGATCCACCACATCAACCTGAACCGGCGCGCCAACATCATCACGATCGAGGACCCGATCGAGTTCCTGCACCGCGACATCAACTGCCACATCAACCAGCGCGAGGTGGGGACCGACACTGCCAGCTTCGCGCAGGCGCTGCGGCGCGTGCTGCGGCAGGATCCGGACGTGATCATGGTGGGCGAGATCCGCGACATGGAGACGCTGGACACGGTGCTCAAGGCGGCGGACACCGGCCACCTGGTGTTTTCGACGCTGCACACGACCGACACGACGCAGACGATCAACCGCGTGCTCTCGTTCTACCCGCCGCACCAGCAGGACGAGGTGCGCTACATCCTGTCGAGCGCGCTCCAGGCGGTGATCTCGCTGCGGCTCGTGCCGCGCGCCGACAAGGCCGGTCAAGTGCCGGCCACGGAAGTGCTCATCAATACCGCGGCCGTGCGCGACAACATCCGCGACATGACCAAGGCGCTCGACATCCCCGAGCTGATTCGCGAGGGGACGATCCAGTACGGCATGCAGAGCTTCGACCAGTCGCTGATGAACTGGTACTCGCAGGGCATGATCACCTACGAGAACGCGATCTTCTACGCGACGAGCCCGTCCGAGTTCGCGCTCAAGGTCCAGGGCATCGCCGGCACCAGCGACACGAGCTGGGATAAGTTCACGTCAGGCACCAGCCCGTGA